In a single window of the Aminomonas paucivorans DSM 12260 genome:
- a CDS encoding alanine/glycine:cation symporter family protein, whose protein sequence is MDLLSLVQDINGILWNYVLIFLLCGTGIYYTFRLRFVQVRLFGAAFKKAFGGLNLFGERAGSDGMSSFQSLATAIAAQVGTGNLAGAATAIAMGGPGAIFWMYLAAFFGMATNMAEAILGQVYKTRDDHGQITGGPAYYIRDGFGSPALATFFSVAIIVALGFIGNMVQSNSIADAFHTAFGVPHLGVGIACGLLGAFIFIGGIGRIASVTEKMVPLMAGLYLVGGLGILVFHAGSLIPAIKSIFIGAFDPVAATGGIIGATVKQAMRYGIARGLFSNEAGMGSTPHAHAVAKVRMPAEQGLMGIVAVFIDTFVVLNMTALVILCTGVLDGKTTGIALTQAAFTVGMGAFGNPFVAVCLLFFAFSTIVGWYFFGEANVKYLFGTKGLMPYRILVVGFIILGATLKVDLVWELADTFNGLMVLPNLVALIGLFKVVAKAVSEYEEDGKLKAH, encoded by the coding sequence ATGGATCTTCTTTCCTTGGTACAGGACATCAACGGCATTCTGTGGAACTACGTTCTCATCTTCCTTCTCTGCGGCACGGGAATCTACTACACCTTTCGGCTCCGGTTCGTGCAGGTCCGGCTCTTCGGAGCCGCCTTCAAGAAGGCCTTCGGAGGCCTGAATCTCTTCGGCGAGCGGGCGGGCAGCGACGGCATGTCCTCCTTCCAATCCCTGGCCACCGCCATCGCCGCCCAGGTGGGCACGGGGAACCTGGCGGGGGCAGCCACGGCCATCGCCATGGGAGGCCCCGGGGCCATCTTCTGGATGTACCTGGCCGCGTTCTTCGGCATGGCCACCAACATGGCGGAGGCCATCCTGGGTCAGGTCTACAAGACCCGGGACGACCACGGACAGATCACCGGCGGCCCGGCCTACTACATCCGGGACGGCTTCGGCAGCCCCGCCCTGGCGACGTTCTTCTCCGTGGCCATCATCGTTGCCCTGGGCTTCATCGGGAACATGGTGCAGTCCAACTCCATCGCCGACGCCTTCCACACCGCCTTCGGGGTGCCCCACCTGGGAGTCGGGATCGCTTGTGGTCTCCTGGGCGCCTTCATCTTCATCGGGGGCATCGGCCGCATCGCCTCGGTGACGGAGAAGATGGTCCCCCTCATGGCAGGGCTCTACCTGGTGGGCGGTCTGGGCATCCTGGTGTTCCACGCGGGAAGCCTGATCCCCGCCATCAAGTCCATCTTCATCGGGGCCTTCGACCCCGTAGCCGCCACGGGAGGCATCATCGGCGCCACGGTGAAGCAGGCCATGCGGTATGGCATCGCCCGAGGCCTCTTCTCCAACGAGGCAGGCATGGGCTCCACCCCCCACGCCCACGCGGTGGCCAAGGTCCGCATGCCTGCGGAGCAGGGGCTCATGGGCATCGTGGCGGTGTTCATCGACACCTTCGTGGTGCTGAACATGACCGCCCTGGTGATCCTCTGCACCGGCGTGCTGGACGGAAAGACCACGGGCATCGCCCTGACCCAGGCGGCCTTCACCGTGGGCATGGGCGCCTTCGGCAACCCCTTCGTGGCGGTGTGCCTGCTCTTCTTCGCCTTCTCCACCATCGTGGGGTGGTACTTCTTCGGGGAAGCCAACGTGAAGTACCTCTTCGGCACCAAGGGGCTCATGCCCTACCGGATCCTGGTGGTGGGCTTCATCATCCTGGGGGCCACCCTGAAGGTGGACCTGGTGTGGGAGCTGGCGGACACCTTCAACGGCCTCATGGTGCTGCCCAACCTGGTGGCCCTCATCGGGCTGTTCAAGGTGGTGGCCAAAGCCGTCTCGGAATACGAGGAGGACGGCAAACTGAAGGCTCACTAG
- a CDS encoding tRNA nucleotidyltransferase/poly(A) polymerase family protein, translating into MDPIRSALELARTLSRLGHPAVLVGGAVRDLLLGRTPHDGDLATAAPPEALEALFPSLRRLDRPGGTTFLLPGPEGLLHETVSTFPGTLQDDLARRDLTVNALALDPRGLLLDPTGGREDLLAGRLRFTGEGADRLREDPLRALRLARFAAQMPGFAPTPDAVRCCREFAFPLGTLPPGRRGGELWRALGTDPARFLRWVRLLGLRDPFPELPPLPASAPPFLRRTCARTSDPVARAAALLETLPPQDPPAPAETLLSLGWPRGALRDLLALLSLPRDGEIPDTPAARRPLRQASPENLRRWLLLDSLRDAAPSPNRRALREAALRRLALPSRPSLSPKLAAHLEALPPDLRKEAGEAAQDRAFLEPGMGFEEALVHQLRALSPPRVDAMG; encoded by the coding sequence ATGGACCCGATCCGTTCCGCCCTGGAACTGGCCCGGACCCTGTCCCGCCTGGGGCACCCCGCCGTCCTGGTGGGAGGCGCCGTGCGGGATCTGCTGCTGGGAAGGACACCCCACGACGGGGACCTGGCCACGGCGGCCCCTCCGGAGGCGTTGGAAGCCCTCTTCCCCTCCCTCCGTCGCCTGGACCGCCCGGGAGGCACCACCTTCCTCCTCCCCGGCCCCGAGGGGCTCCTCCACGAGACCGTCTCCACCTTCCCCGGAACCCTGCAGGACGACCTGGCCCGGCGGGACCTCACGGTCAACGCCCTGGCCCTGGACCCCCGTGGACTTCTCCTGGACCCCACGGGGGGGCGGGAGGACCTGCTGGCTGGACGGCTTCGCTTCACCGGCGAGGGCGCGGACCGCCTCCGGGAGGACCCCCTTCGGGCCCTGCGCCTGGCGCGCTTCGCCGCCCAGATGCCCGGCTTCGCCCCCACCCCCGACGCCGTCCGCTGCTGCCGAGAGTTTGCCTTCCCCTTGGGGACCCTGCCCCCGGGCCGCAGGGGAGGAGAACTCTGGAGGGCCCTGGGGACGGACCCCGCCCGGTTCCTTCGCTGGGTCCGCCTGCTGGGGCTTCGGGACCCCTTTCCGGAGCTGCCCCCCCTCCCCGCCTCGGCTCCCCCGTTTCTGCGCCGAACCTGCGCCCGCACCTCCGACCCGGTGGCCCGGGCCGCCGCCCTGCTGGAAACCCTGCCGCCCCAGGATCCCCCCGCCCCTGCGGAAACTCTCCTCTCCCTGGGGTGGCCCCGGGGAGCCCTGCGAGACCTCCTGGCGCTTCTCTCCCTTCCTCGGGACGGGGAGATTCCGGACACCCCGGCGGCGCGACGCCCCCTGAGGCAGGCCTCGCCGGAGAACCTCCGACGCTGGCTTCTCCTGGACTCCCTCCGGGACGCCGCACCCTCCCCGAACCGCCGGGCACTGCGGGAAGCGGCGCTCCGTCGCCTGGCCCTGCCTTCCCGCCCTTCCCTCTCCCCGAAGCTGGCGGCCCACCTGGAGGCCCTTCCCCCGGACCTCCGGAAAGAGGCCGGAGAGGCCGCCCAGGACCGGGCCTTCCTGGAGCCGGGCATGGGCTTCGAAGAAGCGCTGGTGCATCAGCTTCGGGCCCTGTCGCCCCCCCGCGTCGATGCGATGGGATGA
- a CDS encoding CsgG/HfaB family protein produces the protein MVPGKDRKGLRGRFLVAAMTLALLVVAVGAEAKPRVAVLDFQDNSGSGAPAKAITDMMTTELFNTGMFTVVERSRMDALATEQRLAGQGLADSTTAVQMGKVLGVDYLLTGSVTQYKYEASGGVIPLPFGNFSGVAVGSETAYVTLDVRMINAQTGEVLLTAKEEGAANQSQGGLAYDWAVFGTGKAGGILGQATYKAVTKVVTKLKTQTAMRGGGDVYNVLAEAAKTVTLDAGAVNAGAQVGQLYLVYAEGKAVLGIKGEILDVEKITLALVKLTDVQPKYSRGEIVKGVDVRRGDKAVPFHGDPETVKIGIR, from the coding sequence ATGGTTCCAGGGAAGGATCGGAAGGGGCTTCGGGGACGCTTCCTCGTCGCGGCGATGACGCTGGCGCTGTTGGTCGTGGCCGTCGGGGCGGAGGCCAAGCCCCGGGTGGCGGTACTGGATTTTCAGGACAATTCCGGGTCCGGGGCCCCCGCCAAGGCCATCACGGACATGATGACCACGGAACTCTTCAACACGGGGATGTTCACGGTGGTGGAGCGAAGCCGCATGGACGCCCTGGCGACGGAGCAGCGCCTGGCGGGCCAGGGCCTGGCGGACAGCACCACGGCGGTGCAGATGGGCAAGGTGCTGGGGGTGGACTACCTCCTCACCGGCTCCGTCACCCAGTACAAGTACGAGGCCTCCGGCGGCGTGATCCCCCTGCCCTTCGGGAACTTCAGCGGCGTGGCGGTGGGCTCCGAGACCGCCTACGTCACCCTGGACGTGAGGATGATCAACGCCCAGACCGGGGAGGTGCTCCTCACCGCCAAGGAGGAAGGGGCGGCGAACCAGAGCCAGGGAGGCCTGGCCTACGACTGGGCGGTCTTCGGCACCGGCAAGGCCGGGGGCATCCTGGGACAGGCCACCTACAAGGCGGTCACCAAAGTGGTGACCAAGCTCAAGACCCAGACCGCCATGCGGGGAGGCGGGGACGTGTACAACGTCCTGGCCGAGGCGGCCAAGACCGTCACCCTGGACGCGGGGGCGGTGAACGCGGGAGCCCAGGTGGGACAGCTCTACCTGGTCTACGCGGAGGGCAAGGCCGTGCTGGGCATCAAGGGGGAGATCCTGGACGTGGAGAAGATCACCCTCGCCCTGGTGAAGCTCACGGACGTGCAGCCCAAGTACTCCCGGGGGGAGATCGTCAAGGGAGTGGACGTGCGCCGGGGAGACAAGGCGGTTCCCTTCCACGGGGACCCGGAGACGGTGAAGATCGGCATCCGCTGA
- a CDS encoding ABC transporter permease, with translation MDLLLGRFRRQLLVTLALAGVWGVFVLASPEAFLDGRIYNSFLSTIPVTLVLTLGMTLLVVLGEMDLSFPSVSAAAAYVFAFLHAQAGWSPAAALGAALLAGAAMGFLNGLLTVKVGVPSIIATIGTQFFWRGLILLLADGLAIPLDALRGQGLHTLLVGRLGPWEIPAQSLWALALGVGLALLLHRHPFGDALLFIGDNPRAASSLGIPVDRVRVGAFTLMGLLAAFAGLLATLELNNWWPTQGEGYMLLVFAGVFVGGTSAYGGEGTIYGSFVGAILIGIIEAGIVTAGLVGFWTRLVHGLVILVSVSAYALMAKRRRG, from the coding sequence ATGGACCTCCTCCTGGGACGCTTCCGGCGCCAGCTCCTGGTGACCCTGGCCCTGGCGGGGGTGTGGGGCGTCTTCGTCCTGGCGAGCCCCGAGGCCTTCCTGGACGGGCGCATCTACAACTCCTTCCTCTCCACCATCCCCGTCACCCTGGTGCTCACCCTGGGCATGACCCTTCTGGTGGTGCTGGGGGAGATGGACCTGAGCTTCCCTTCCGTCTCCGCAGCGGCGGCCTACGTCTTCGCCTTTCTCCACGCCCAGGCGGGGTGGTCCCCGGCGGCGGCCCTGGGAGCGGCGCTCCTTGCGGGGGCCGCCATGGGTTTTCTCAACGGCCTCCTGACGGTGAAGGTGGGGGTCCCCTCCATCATCGCCACCATCGGGACCCAGTTCTTCTGGCGGGGCCTGATCCTCCTGCTGGCAGACGGCCTGGCCATCCCCCTGGACGCTCTCCGGGGCCAGGGGTTGCACACCCTCCTGGTGGGGCGTCTGGGACCCTGGGAGATCCCCGCCCAATCCCTCTGGGCCCTGGCCCTGGGGGTGGGGCTGGCCCTGCTGCTCCACCGGCACCCCTTCGGGGACGCCCTCCTCTTCATCGGGGACAACCCCCGGGCCGCGTCCTCCCTGGGCATCCCGGTGGATCGGGTCCGGGTGGGGGCCTTCACCCTCATGGGGCTTTTGGCGGCCTTCGCGGGGCTTCTGGCCACCCTGGAGCTGAACAACTGGTGGCCCACCCAGGGGGAGGGATACATGCTCCTGGTCTTCGCAGGGGTCTTCGTGGGGGGCACTTCCGCCTACGGGGGGGAGGGGACGATCTACGGCTCCTTCGTGGGGGCCATCCTCATCGGCATCATCGAGGCGGGCATCGTCACCGCGGGCCTCGTGGGCTTCTGGACCCGCCTGGTCCACGGCCTGGTCATCCTGGTTTCCGTGTCCGCCTACGCCCTCATGGCCAAGCGAAGGCGGGGGTGA
- a CDS encoding ATP-binding cassette domain-containing protein, with translation METAVRMRGITKSFGPVRALEGVDLDLRRGEVLALLGDNGAGKSTLVKILSGVHPADGGVLEIQGQPVDWRRHDVASARLRGVETVHQERSIGEKQPLWRNVFVGRHLKNSLGFIDARREREETKRLLSDVIGLKGAGMHPDARAATLSGGERQGLAIARALYFRAPILVLDEPTTALGAGEAEQVLSFVERLREEGHSCLLVSHELHHVHRVADRFALLERGRVAEVLERSRTSLSALADRLLLGSRGGA, from the coding sequence ATGGAGACCGCAGTCCGGATGAGGGGAATCACCAAGTCCTTCGGCCCCGTGCGGGCCCTGGAGGGGGTGGACCTGGACCTGCGCCGGGGAGAGGTCCTGGCGCTTCTGGGGGACAACGGGGCGGGAAAGTCCACCCTGGTGAAGATCCTCTCGGGGGTGCACCCCGCCGACGGGGGCGTCCTGGAGATCCAGGGGCAGCCGGTGGACTGGAGGCGCCACGACGTGGCCTCGGCCCGACTTCGGGGGGTGGAGACGGTCCACCAGGAGCGCTCCATCGGGGAGAAGCAGCCCCTTTGGAGAAACGTCTTCGTGGGCCGCCACCTGAAGAACTCCCTGGGGTTCATCGACGCCAGGCGGGAGCGGGAGGAGACGAAGCGTCTCCTGTCCGACGTGATCGGGTTGAAAGGGGCGGGGATGCACCCCGACGCCCGGGCCGCCACCCTCTCCGGGGGGGAGAGGCAGGGCCTGGCCATCGCCCGGGCCCTGTACTTCCGGGCCCCCATCCTGGTGCTGGACGAGCCCACCACCGCCCTGGGGGCGGGGGAGGCGGAGCAGGTCCTCTCCTTCGTGGAGCGCCTGCGGGAGGAGGGGCATTCCTGTCTCCTGGTGAGCCACGAGCTGCACCACGTCCACCGGGTGGCGGACCGGTTCGCCCTCCTGGAGCGGGGGCGGGTGGCGGAGGTGCTGGAGCGTTCCCGGACGAGCCTTTCGGCCCTGGCGGACCGGCTCCTCCTGGGCTCCCGAGGAGGGGCGTGA
- a CDS encoding sugar ABC transporter substrate-binding protein yields MIKRFLGILAVLLLTAGAAVAAPLPPSGKGMKVWFDGGGAAGEPYTTIVVNGAKQAAADLGVDLTVVYSDWNAEKMLENFKHGLAAKPTGYVVMGHPGDKAYGPLVDEAFKKGMIVTAVDTELPGLQAKYQARGFGYVGPDGWKQGEDMAKEILRRKAFKPGDKAFVWGLKRLESRGRRARAMLEVFKKAGLKVDYLEISDEINKDASLGAPVLTGYLAANKDCKLIVVDHGALTGQMQNFLRAAKLKPGQVYATGFSLNPATAASIESGYLNLVSEAQPYLMGYLGVLQIVQTAKYGFGGLTVDTGGGYVSQENIAAVAPLAKKGIR; encoded by the coding sequence ATGATCAAGAGGTTTTTGGGAATCCTCGCGGTGCTTCTTCTGACGGCGGGGGCGGCGGTGGCCGCTCCCCTGCCCCCCAGCGGCAAGGGCATGAAGGTGTGGTTCGACGGGGGTGGCGCGGCGGGGGAACCCTACACCACCATCGTGGTGAACGGAGCCAAGCAGGCGGCGGCGGACCTGGGGGTGGACCTGACGGTGGTCTACTCGGACTGGAACGCCGAGAAGATGCTGGAGAACTTCAAGCACGGCCTGGCCGCCAAGCCCACGGGCTACGTGGTCATGGGACACCCCGGGGACAAGGCCTACGGCCCCCTGGTGGACGAGGCCTTCAAGAAGGGCATGATCGTCACCGCCGTGGACACGGAGCTGCCCGGGCTCCAGGCGAAGTACCAGGCCCGGGGTTTCGGCTACGTGGGCCCCGACGGCTGGAAGCAGGGAGAGGACATGGCCAAGGAGATCCTGCGCCGCAAGGCCTTCAAACCCGGGGACAAGGCCTTCGTCTGGGGTCTCAAGAGGCTGGAGAGCCGGGGACGGCGAGCCCGGGCCATGCTGGAGGTCTTCAAGAAGGCGGGGCTCAAGGTGGACTATCTGGAGATCTCCGACGAAATCAACAAGGACGCCTCCCTGGGGGCCCCGGTGCTGACGGGCTACCTGGCGGCGAACAAGGACTGCAAGCTCATCGTGGTGGACCACGGAGCCCTCACGGGGCAGATGCAGAACTTCCTCCGGGCGGCGAAGCTCAAGCCGGGGCAGGTGTACGCCACGGGCTTCAGCCTCAACCCCGCCACGGCGGCGTCCATCGAGAGCGGCTACCTGAACCTGGTCTCGGAGGCCCAGCCCTACCTCATGGGCTACCTCGGGGTGCTCCAGATCGTGCAGACCGCCAAGTACGGCTTCGGCGGCCTCACCGTGGACACCGGCGGGGGCTACGTCTCCCAGGAGAACATCGCCGCCGTGGCGCCCCTGGCCAAGAAGGGCATCCGGTAG
- a CDS encoding double-cubane-cluster-containing anaerobic reductase, translated as MRTVAEILEEVRIHAQDGILEIKEAHERGVPIVGTYCGYMPWEIVDAAGAISAGLCARNDAAIPAAEEHLPRNLCPLIKASYGHALRGSCPYFHFCDFVIAETTCDGKKKMYELLNDIKPVHLVQIPQRPDRLEDLALMRAEFLKVRERMEEAVGRRIRDEDIAASIRLRNRERAALRALWELALRENPPLTGLEMQEITERVQYWFDKDAAISWLEGITEELAQAPAERDLSGRPRLLVTGCPIGGVLKKLQLLEDAGGLVVCYENCGGQKDAGFSVDEEGDVMDALAEKYLAIGCSVMSPNPRRMEDLKRLTERYRIDGVVEIVLTACHTYAVESTSVRRLTHSLGKGYLALETDYSPGDQEQMATRVGAFLEML; from the coding sequence ATGAGAACCGTCGCGGAGATTCTGGAGGAGGTTCGGATTCACGCCCAGGACGGGATCCTGGAGATCAAGGAGGCCCACGAGCGGGGGGTCCCCATCGTGGGGACCTACTGCGGCTACATGCCCTGGGAGATCGTGGACGCCGCGGGGGCGATCTCCGCGGGGCTCTGCGCCCGAAACGACGCGGCCATCCCGGCGGCGGAGGAACACCTGCCCCGGAACCTGTGCCCCCTCATCAAGGCCAGCTACGGACACGCCCTTCGGGGGAGCTGTCCCTATTTCCACTTCTGCGACTTCGTCATCGCGGAGACCACCTGCGACGGCAAGAAGAAGATGTACGAACTTCTGAACGACATCAAGCCGGTGCATCTCGTCCAGATCCCCCAGAGGCCCGACCGGCTGGAGGACCTGGCCCTGATGCGGGCGGAGTTCCTCAAGGTCCGGGAGCGGATGGAGGAGGCGGTGGGGCGGCGGATTCGGGACGAGGACATCGCCGCGTCCATCCGCCTGCGGAATCGGGAGCGGGCAGCCCTGCGGGCCCTCTGGGAGCTGGCCCTGCGGGAGAACCCGCCCCTTACGGGGCTGGAGATGCAGGAGATCACCGAGCGCGTGCAGTACTGGTTCGACAAGGATGCCGCCATCTCCTGGCTGGAGGGGATCACGGAGGAGCTGGCCCAGGCCCCGGCGGAACGGGACCTTTCCGGGCGTCCCCGCCTTCTGGTGACGGGGTGTCCCATCGGGGGGGTCCTGAAGAAGCTCCAGCTCCTGGAGGATGCGGGGGGACTGGTGGTGTGCTACGAAAACTGCGGCGGCCAGAAGGACGCGGGCTTTTCCGTGGACGAGGAGGGAGACGTGATGGACGCCTTGGCGGAGAAGTACCTGGCCATCGGGTGTTCCGTCATGAGCCCCAACCCCCGGCGCATGGAGGACCTGAAGAGGCTGACGGAGCGCTACCGGATCGACGGGGTGGTGGAGATCGTCCTCACCGCCTGCCACACCTACGCCGTGGAGAGCACCTCCGTGCGGCGGCTGACCCACTCCCTGGGCAAGGGTTACCTGGCCCTGGAGACGGACTACTCCCCGGGGGATCAGGAACAGATGGCCACCCGGGTGGGGGCCTTCCTGGAGATGCTCTGA
- a CDS encoding acyl-CoA dehydratase activase produces the protein MPERPGAKRLGVGVDLGSMGTKVALFDGALVDRLLVPTGWNPREAGEKALRAILARNGLEPSDVLPPVLTGYGRNSMKERGRTVTEITCHAAGASFLYPGVTTVLDIGGQDSKVIALEERGTVRDFLMNDKCAAGTGRFLQVMAAHLEMELEDFGSLPVDGTPQPISSMCTVFAESEVVGLLARGVDVESLALGLLDAVASRACSMLQRLGGAGPVAFTGGVSRSSSLVRLLERRLGRPVVTSPEGQIAGALGAARIGWEERKA, from the coding sequence GTGCCCGAAAGGCCGGGCGCGAAGAGGCTCGGCGTGGGAGTGGACCTGGGGTCCATGGGGACAAAGGTCGCCCTCTTCGACGGGGCCCTGGTGGACCGCCTCCTGGTGCCCACGGGCTGGAACCCCCGGGAGGCGGGGGAGAAGGCCCTTCGGGCGATCCTGGCCCGCAACGGCCTGGAGCCCTCGGACGTCCTCCCTCCCGTCCTCACGGGGTACGGAAGGAACAGCATGAAGGAACGGGGCCGGACGGTGACGGAGATCACCTGCCACGCCGCCGGGGCGAGCTTCCTCTACCCGGGGGTCACCACGGTTCTGGACATCGGCGGGCAGGACAGCAAGGTCATCGCCCTGGAAGAGCGGGGGACGGTGCGGGATTTTCTGATGAACGACAAATGCGCCGCCGGGACGGGGCGCTTCCTCCAGGTCATGGCGGCCCACCTGGAGATGGAGCTGGAGGACTTCGGTTCCCTCCCCGTGGACGGGACACCCCAGCCCATCTCCAGCATGTGCACGGTCTTCGCGGAGTCGGAGGTGGTGGGGCTCCTGGCCCGGGGGGTGGACGTGGAATCCCTGGCCCTGGGGTTGCTGGATGCGGTGGCCAGCCGGGCCTGTTCCATGCTCCAGCGGTTGGGAGGAGCGGGGCCCGTGGCCTTTACCGGCGGGGTTTCCCGAAGCTCCAGCCTGGTCCGGCTGTTGGAGCGGCGGCTGGGGCGCCCCGTGGTCACCTCCCCGGAGGGACAGATTGCCGGGGCCCTGGGGGCGGCCCGGATCGGTTGGGAGGAGCGGAAGGCATGA
- a CDS encoding MurR/RpiR family transcriptional regulator produces the protein MPIPDDLPLVERITNLAGTLSPKQHRLASHILANPLKAAFLTSTALAAEAGVSDSTVIRFAVLLGFEGYPQLQKELQRAFQDQVAQLDQYPLGQENEAVPLYRKVFALEASLLAATEEALCPRDFETAVDLLARARSVVVLGTPPSASVASYAAFFLGVLRPDVRLVTDLSVGSYTSLQDVGPDSVVLAFSFPRYAAQTSVLAEHLHGKGVPIVVVTDSKLAPLATLASTLLVVPMRFISFVDPLAAPMALMHALLIGVFLKDPEHSRKQVKLFEHFWKENRLFLREDMDILGLL, from the coding sequence ATGCCGATCCCCGACGATCTCCCTCTGGTGGAGCGGATCACGAACCTGGCGGGGACCCTGAGCCCCAAGCAGCACCGCCTGGCCAGCCACATCCTGGCGAATCCCCTGAAGGCCGCCTTCCTGACCTCCACCGCCCTGGCGGCGGAGGCGGGGGTCAGCGATTCCACGGTGATCCGCTTCGCCGTCCTCCTGGGATTCGAGGGATACCCGCAGCTCCAGAAGGAACTGCAGCGGGCCTTCCAGGACCAGGTGGCCCAGCTGGACCAGTACCCCCTGGGGCAGGAGAACGAAGCGGTCCCCCTGTACCGCAAGGTGTTCGCCCTGGAGGCCTCCCTGTTGGCCGCCACGGAGGAGGCCCTCTGTCCCCGGGATTTCGAGACGGCGGTGGACCTTCTCGCCCGGGCCCGCAGCGTCGTGGTGCTGGGCACTCCGCCGAGCGCCAGCGTCGCCAGTTACGCCGCCTTCTTCCTGGGGGTCCTGCGCCCCGACGTCCGCCTGGTCACGGACCTGAGCGTAGGGTCCTACACATCCCTTCAGGACGTGGGTCCCGACTCGGTGGTCCTGGCCTTCAGCTTCCCGCGATACGCCGCACAGACAAGCGTCCTGGCGGAACACCTGCACGGCAAAGGGGTCCCCATCGTGGTGGTCACCGACTCCAAGCTGGCCCCCCTGGCGACCCTGGCTTCGACCCTCCTGGTGGTTCCCATGCGTTTCATCAGCTTCGTCGATCCCCTGGCGGCCCCCATGGCGCTGATGCACGCCCTGCTCATCGGGGTGTTTCTGAAGGACCCGGAGCATTCCCGAAAACAGGTGAAGCTCTTCGAACATTTCTGGAAGGAAAACCGGCTGTTCCTGCGGGAGGATATGGACATCCTCGGCCTCCTGTAG
- a CDS encoding amidohydrolase: MTNQNRCSVPGFDEPPHPVLIRGGRCWIAEAGRPPRFAEALLLREGRIAAVGSDEEVRSHPSAAGAEVVELQGQTVLPGLTDAHAHALYTAQNRNTLDLSDCASLEEALGRIRRAAESAPRDHWIHGTGFNEASWPESRVPTRQDLDPLGISQPVLLTRSCVHVRVGNGEALRQAGLPHGPEATGVLKENDAGPLVHAYNRWVRESGAEEQALEEQLLAWASCGVTEIHTCGAEDVGVSENLLAYQKLRSRGHLPLRVLLYSDQEPSLGMASGFGDPWLRYGGFKFFLDGSLGGRTAALSAPYADDPATCGQLCWEDAPLFKQARELHARGIQLQVHTIGDAALDQMIRLLEDLRRAGPHPLGFRHRVNHAMFCRDDQMERLAELDPVLDIQPAFVPSDLPMLEDRVGRDRLPWSYRWADFVRRGFVVTGSSDSPVEPFSPFRGLWAALTRTTLPGLPEGGFQPQQKLTLDEALGLFTHGPAEAAGERRGRLIPGWAADVAVCDRDLFSSSPEEIRGARASALFVGGHRIL; encoded by the coding sequence ATGACGAACCAGAACCGCTGCTCCGTCCCCGGTTTCGACGAACCGCCCCACCCCGTCCTGATTCGAGGAGGCCGCTGCTGGATCGCCGAGGCCGGTCGCCCCCCTCGGTTCGCCGAGGCCCTTCTCCTGCGGGAAGGGCGCATCGCCGCCGTGGGCTCCGACGAAGAAGTCCGCTCCCATCCCTCCGCGGCGGGGGCAGAGGTCGTGGAACTGCAGGGACAGACGGTCCTGCCGGGCCTCACGGACGCTCACGCCCACGCCCTCTACACCGCCCAGAACCGGAACACCCTGGACCTGTCGGACTGCGCCTCCCTGGAGGAAGCCCTGGGGCGAATCCGACGGGCCGCCGAATCCGCCCCTCGGGACCACTGGATCCACGGCACGGGCTTCAATGAGGCCTCGTGGCCGGAGAGCCGCGTCCCCACCAGACAGGATCTCGACCCCCTGGGGATCTCCCAGCCGGTGCTGCTGACCCGAAGCTGCGTCCACGTCCGGGTGGGCAACGGGGAAGCCCTGCGACAGGCGGGGCTTCCCCACGGTCCCGAAGCGACGGGGGTCCTGAAGGAGAACGATGCGGGCCCCCTGGTGCACGCCTACAACCGATGGGTCCGGGAAAGCGGAGCGGAGGAACAGGCGCTGGAGGAACAGCTCCTGGCCTGGGCCTCCTGCGGGGTGACGGAGATCCACACCTGCGGCGCCGAGGACGTGGGTGTCTCGGAGAACCTCCTGGCCTACCAGAAGCTCCGGTCCCGGGGACACCTGCCCCTGCGGGTGCTGCTCTACTCGGACCAGGAACCTTCCCTGGGCATGGCCAGCGGCTTCGGAGACCCCTGGCTCCGCTACGGGGGGTTCAAGTTCTTCCTGGACGGCTCCCTGGGAGGACGCACCGCGGCCCTTTCCGCTCCCTACGCCGACGACCCCGCCACCTGCGGGCAGCTGTGCTGGGAGGATGCCCCCCTCTTCAAGCAGGCCCGGGAGCTTCACGCCCGGGGCATCCAGCTTCAGGTCCACACCATCGGGGACGCGGCGCTGGATCAGATGATCCGGCTGCTTGAGGACCTTCGCCGGGCGGGGCCCCATCCCCTGGGCTTCCGTCACCGGGTGAACCACGCCATGTTCTGCCGGGACGACCAGATGGAACGCCTTGCGGAGCTGGACCCGGTGCTGGACATCCAGCCCGCCTTCGTCCCCAGCGATCTCCCCATGCTGGAGGACCGGGTGGGTCGGGACCGTCTGCCCTGGAGCTACCGCTGGGCGGACTTCGTCCGCCGGGGCTTCGTGGTCACCGGTTCCAGCGACTCCCCCGTGGAGCCCTTCTCCCCCTTCCGGGGCCTCTGGGCCGCCCTGACGAGGACGACCCTCCCGGGACTCCCCGAGGGGGGCTTCCAGCCCCAGCAGAAGCTGACCCTGGACGAAGCCTTGGGGCTCTTCACCCATGGCCCCGCAGAGGCGGCGGGGGAAAGGCGGGGGCGGCTGATCCCCGGGTGGGCCGCCGACGTGGCGGTCTGCGATCGGGACCTCTTCTCCTCGTCCCCCGAGGAGATCCGGGGTGCCCGGGCCTCCGCCCTTTTCGTGGGGGGGCATCGCATCCTCTAG